AGGTCGAGGCCCACGTCTGCGCCGTCGGTCAGGGCGGAGTCGCCACGCCATGACACGCGGTTGTCGGCCGGGAGGTCTCCGGACCGTTGCGCCTCGTAGAAGAACAGGGATTTCTGCAGTGCCTCCCCGTAGTTGAAGGCGGGGGCGGCGTTCGCGGGCAGGGCGGCGACCCCGGCCGAGATCGCGCCCGCGGCGACGGTGAGCGCGGTCGCGCAGGCCATCAGCGTTCGTCGCCGGGGACGGGCGTGCCGTCCGGATGGGCCTTGCGGAGAGACGGGACGTGGCATCGAGGACCCCTTCTTCACGCGGATGAGACGAGGCGCGACGATGCGCCCGCCCGGTCCCCGAAGGGACGGCCGCCTCGCGCATCGTCCAGACGCGCGCCTGTCGGGGTCAATGGATGAAACGTTTAGGAACAACGCAGCAGGCCCGGCCCGAGTGCTCGGGCCGGGCCTGCTGCGAGACGCCTGGAGAAAGGGCTCCGCAGATCAGATCTCGCGGGGCTTGTCCTGCTCCGTCGCCGGCGCCTCGTCCGAGACGGCCGCGAAGTCATCCGCGCCCGTGGACGCGTCCTCGTCGGGGGTCTTCGGCGCCGCCCGCCTGGCCCGCTTGGTCGCCTCGGCGGCCCGCTCCTGCAGGTCGTCGGCGGCGGCGCTCACCTTGTCCGCGGCCTTGCGGGTCGCCTCGCGGCTCTTCGCCACGGTGACCCCGGCTGCCTCGCCCAGGGCCTCGGCGGCGTCTCCGACGGCGTCGTTGATCTCGTCGCGGGCCTCGTGTGCCCGCTCACGCAGTGCCTCGGTGCCGCTGAGGGGCTCGGAGGCCGGCTCCCACGGCTCTGCCCACGGGTCGGTGGTGACCCTCGAGCGGTTCCACGCGGCGAACGCGGCGCCCGCGCCGGCGATCGCGGCGAAGATCCAGAACACCTTCGCCCCGGTGTGCTTCTTGGGGGTCTTCGCCGCGGCGGCAGCGGAGACCGCCGCCGGTGCGGCGGCGATCTGGTCGGCAGCGCTCTCGACCGCTGCGCCCGCACGGACCGCGGCCTCGTTCACCGCCGCCACGAGACGCGGGAGGATCTCCTCCACGAGCTTGTCGTGCGCGGTGTCGATGGCCGGGGATGCCTTGTCCGCGGCCTTCTCGACACGGGGAGCAGCAGCCTTGATGCTCTCCTGGTACAGGTGCTCGACCCGCGGGCGCAGCCACTCGAGGGCCGCCTCGACCTTCGGGGTCGTCCATTCCATCGCCTGGGCGGCGGCCTCCGAGGCCTGGGCGGCCAGCACGGCGGCCCGGTCGGCGGCGTGGCTGCCGGCGTCGGACAGGGAGGAGCCCACGTCGGCGGCCTGGACCTTGAGCCGACCTGTGTCGATCGACTCGAGTTTCGGACGACGGATGCTGAAGCTCATGTCCACACACTCCCCAACGGTGACGGTTGACGGCTTGCTGACCCCACACTCTGCCACCTGGCGCCTTGTAGCGCAGGGGCGACATCCGGTCGAACGCGGTCTGGCATGGGACAATGTTCGGCATGTTCGCGACGCTGCACACGACCGCCGGTGACATCCGGATCGAGCTCTTCCCGAACCACGCCCCCAAGACGGTGAAGAACTTCACCGGGCTGGCCACGGGGACCCAGGCGTGGAAGGACCCGAAGACTGGTGCCGAGCGCACCGACCCGTTGTACGACGGTGTCATCTTCCACCGGGTCATCCCCAACTTCATGATCCAGGGCGGGGACCCGCTGGGCACCGGGACCGGTGGCCCGGGCTACAACTTCGACGACGAGATCCACCCCGAGCTCGGCTTCACCGAGCCCTACCTGCTCGCGATGGCGAACGCGGGCCAGCGCCGCGACCCGATCACGGGCAAGCCCGCCGGCACCAACGGCTCGCAGTTCTTCATCTCGGTCGCGCCGACCACGTGGCTGACCGGCAAGCACACGATCTTCGGCAAGGTCGTGGACGACGAGAGCCGCGCCGTCGTCGACGCGATCGCCTCCACGCCGACCCGGCCCGGCGATCGTCCGGTCGAGGACGTCGTCATCTCCTCGATCACCATCGAGGACTGACGGGCTGAGCCGGACCGCATGAGCGCTGGAACTCCCCCACCGGTCGATCCGCCGGTCGACCTGCCCGTCTGCCCGCGGCACCCTGACCGCGTCTCCTACGTCCGCTGTCAGCGCTGCGGACGTCCGACGTGCCCGGAGTGCCAGCGGCAGGCGGCGGTGGGGGTCCAGTGCGTCGACTGCGTGGCGGCTGCGGCCAAGACGCAGCGGCCGGCACGCACGGCCCTGGGCGGCCCGCTTCGGCAGGGGCGCCCCGTCGTCACGATCACGTTCATCGCGATCTGCGTGGCGAGCTTCGTGGCGCAGCAGGTCGTGCCCGGGTGGACGTCGCGGTGGGCGTTCGCTCCGTTCATTGGGGAGCAGGAGCCGTGGCGCTTCCTGACCTCGGCATTCCTGCACTCCACCGGCGGGGTGTTCCACATCCTGTTCAACATGATCGCGCTGTGGATGGTGGGCCCGTACCTCGAGGGACTGCTCGGCCGCGCGCGGTTCGCCGCGTTGTACCTGCTCAGCGCGGTGGGCGGATCGGTGGGGGTGCTCCTGCTGGCCTCGCCGGAGTCGCTGTCCTGGTACTCGGGCGTGGTCGGGGCCTCGGGCGCCGTGTTCGGCCTCTTCGGGGCGGTGCTCGTGGTGCTGCGACGGCTGGGGCGTGACGCCCGCGGGATCCTGGTGATCCTGGCCCTGAACGTCGTGATCGGCTTCGTGGTGCCGCAGATCGCCTGGCAGGCCCACCTGGGCGGCCTGGCCGTCGGGGCGGCGCTGGGGGCCGCCTACGCGTACGCCCCGGCGCGACGGCGCAAAGAGGTGGGCATCGGTGTGACCGTCGGCATGGCGGTGCTGCTCGTCGCTGTCACGGCGTTGAGGTACCTCACCGCCTGACCGGCCCGGCGCCCCGGCAGCCGAACCGCATCACAGGCCCGGAACTTTCGCTCAGGATCCGTCCTGGCGAAGGTTCCGGGCCTTCTGCGCGCTTCCCCAGACTTACTCACAGCTGTGGAATTACACCCGTGTAGTTATCCACAGGGATGTCCACCGCTGGGGACAACTGTGATGTTGTCCCTGGTCAGCAGTGGGTGGGGTGTATCGCCGCAGGTCAAAGCCTGTGGGTGACGGTGTGGGAAATCGCCGGGCTGCAGGTCAGTGCCAGCGGGTGGTCAGTCCGAAACCTGCGATGACGAACGCGAAACCGATCGCGAGGTTCCACTGGCTGATGCCGGGGATCGGGTACTGCGACGAGGAGATGTAGGTGACCACGATCCACACCAGCCCCAGCAGCATCAGGCCGAGCATCACGGGGACCAGCCACCGCGGGTTCGTCTTCGGGCCCGACGCCTTGGCGGGGGGTGGGGTGTACGCGGGCTTCTTCCGCGGCCTCGACTCGGGCACGTCGGTTGCTCCTGTCACGCGAGGGGGCGAGCCGGGGGCATGCTGAAGCCGACCCGCGAGGATGTGGCCTAGCGTAGTGCGCGACATCGCAGGAGAGGAGCATCGTGCCGGACCATTCGCACCGCCGCTCGTTCCGGGCTGCCCGCGGCACGATCTCCGTCGCCCTGGTCCTGGCCCTGTCCGGGGCGCTGTTCGCGGCCAACGCTCGCCTCACCAGGGACGGCGACGAGCGCAGGCCGCAGAACCTCGTCGACCTCGCCCGCCTCGAGGAGGGCCGCACGCAGCGCCTCACGGACGAGGCGGTCGCGCTGCGCGCCCAGGTCGCGACGCTCCTCGACGAGGAGGCCCGCATCTCCGGGCTGCAGCTGCCCACCCCGGACGACACCGAGCGGGTGGTCTCCGCGAAGGCGCCCGTCACGGGGTCCGGGCTGGTGATCCGGCTCGACGACGCGCCGATCCGGGGGACCACCGCCAACGTCGACGCCGACCTCCTGGTGGTGCACCAGCAAGACATCCAGGCGGTGATGAACGCCCTGTGGGCCGGGGGAGCCGAGGCCATGACCCTCATGGGCCAGCGCGTCATCTCGACCAGCGCCGTCCGGTGCATCGGCGCCGTCCTGTACATGCACGGCCTGCGGTACTCGCCCCCGTACACCTTCGAGGTCATCGGGGACCCGGACCGGCTGCTGGCTGCCCTCGAGCAGGACCGCGTCGTCTCCCGCTACCGGGACTACGTCGACGCCTACGGGCTGGGATGGTCCGTGAGCGTGCAGGACAACCTCGAGCTCCCCGCCTACGAGGGCCCCACCGACCTGGCGCACGCACGGGTCCCTGAGGGGGTCGAGGCGCTGTCCACGAGCGTCCAGAACGCCTCGCACGGCCAGACGGCAGGATCCCGCAGGAACGTCGACGAGGACGGCGCATGACGACCACGGCGCCCCGCGACCTCGTCCCCCGGCACGGTCGCGCGCCGCGGCGCTCGGGTGGGTCGGCGGTCTACAGCGCCATCGGCGTGCTGGGCGAGCTGCTGATCACCCTTGGCTTTCTGGTGCTGGCCTTCCTGGTGTGGCAGCTGTGGTGGACCGACGTCGAGGGGAACCAGGCGCAGGCGGAGATCGTCGAGAGCCTGCCGTGGGCGCCACCGGCGGCAGCTGCCGCCGCGTCCGGCGAGGCCACGCCCGTGGTGGCCGCGCCGCGCCGCGACGAGCCGCCCGTCATCGCCGAGCCGGGGCACGCGGTCACGTTCGCCACCGTGCAGGTGCCGCGCTGGTCCGACGAGCCGGAGCGCCCCATCAGCCAGGGGGTCGATCGGCCCACCGTGCTCGACGTGCTCGGCATCGGGCACTACCCGGAGACCGCCATGCCGGGCGCGATCGGCAACTTCTCCCTGGCCGGTCACCGGACCACGTATGGGAAGCCCCTCAACCGGATCGCCGAGCTGCAGGACGGCGACCCGATCGTGGTGCGCACCGCCGACACCTGGTACGTCTACCGGGTGACCTCGAGCGCCATCGTCACCCCGCAGGACGTCCAGGTGATCGACCCCGTGCCCGGCCAGCCTGGCGTCGAGCCCACGGAGCGCATGATCACCCTGACCACCTGCCACCCGATGTTCTCCGCGCGCGAGCGGTACGTGGTGCACGGTGTGCTGGACTACTGGGCGCCCGTCGCGGACGGCTCCCCGGCTGAGATCCTCGGAGGCGCATGATGTACGGATGGCTGTGGCGGCGCCTGCCTGGACCGGCGCCCGTGCGCGTGGTGATCCTCGCGCTGGCGGCGGTGGCCGTGCTCGCCGTGTGCTTCCAGTGGGTGTTCCCCGCGGTGGCGCCGTACATGCCGTTCAGTGACACGACAGTGGGGGAGTGACGTGACCCGGATCCTGGTGGTCGACAACTACGACTCGTTCGTCTACACGATCGTCGGCTACCTGGCGCAGCTCGGGGCCGAGACGGTCGTGGTCCGGAACGACGCCGTGCCGCCGCTGGACGAGCGCGACGGGTTCGACGGGGTGCTGATATCCCCGGGGCCCGGCACTCCCGCAGAGGCCGGCGCCAGCATGCAGGTGATCCGTGACTGCGCCGCGTCCGGCACCCCGATGCTGGGCGTGTGCCTGGGCCACCAGGCGCTCGGCGAGGTGTTCGGCGGGACAGTCACGCACGCGCCCGAGCTGATGCACGGCAAGACCAGCCAGGTGGAGCACACGGGGGAGGGGGTCCTCGCCGGACTGCCCACACCGTTCACAGCGACGCGCTACCACTCGTTGGCGGTGGTCAATGGCACTGTTGCCGACGAGCTCGAGGTCACGGCGTCGGTGTCCTCGGCGCACGGGCCCATCATCATGGGGCTGCAGCACCGGACCCTGCCGCTGCACGGGGTGCAGTTCCACCCGGAGTCAGTGCTCACCGAGGGCGGTCACCGGCTGCTCGCGAACTGGCTGCAGATCTGTGGCGACTCCGGCGCGGTCGAGCGGTCGGCCGGGCTGCACCCGCTGGTGCGCGCCTGACCTGAGATCGCGCAGGGCGGCACAGGCCGAGGCACGCAGAGAGCCTGCGACCAGAGGGAGCCGGTGGCTCCGCCCAGGTCGCAGGCTCTCTGCGTGGGAGGGGGGCAGTCGAGGGCTAGTTGCCCGGCGCCGACGCCGTGGGCGCCGGGATCTGTCCGCCGTTGCCCCCGCCGCCCGACGGGCCCTTGGAGACGCTCAGCTTGACCGTGGAGCCCTCTTCGAGCTGGGTCCCCTTGCCAGGGCTCGTCGAGATGACGGTGTCCTTCGGCTGGTCGGAGTCGACGTTCACGCGCTCGGCGTTCAGGCTGACCGCGCCCAAGCGCTGGGCGGCCTCGTTGTAGGTCAGACCCACCAGGCCGTCGGGCACGGTGGGCAGCTCGGGCGCCGTCGCCACGGTGATCCGCACCTGCGAGCCCTGCTGGACCAACCCCGCCTGACGGTTCTGCTTCACCACGGTGCCGGGGGCCTGGGCGTCGGTCTCCTGCTCCTCGAACACCGGGGTGAGCTTGAGGCTGAGCAGGGTCTGCTCCGCGGTGGCCTGGGTCTGGCCGGTCAGGTCGGGGAGCTCGACGAGCCCGCTCGCCACGAACAACTCGACCGAGGAGTCCTTGGGCACCGACTCGCCCGCGGCGGGCGACGTCTTGGTCACGAGGCCCGCGGCCTGCTCGGGGCTGTTCTCCTGGGTCACCTTGCCGACGGAGAGGCCCAGGGCGTCCAGGCGCTCGCGTGCCGCCTCCTGGGAGAGCCCGGCGAGCGACTCCATCTTGACGGAGTCCGGACCGGTCGAGACGAAGACCGTGACCTCCGAGCCCTCCTCGAGCTGCTCGCCGCCCTTGGGGTTGGTCGCCACGACGTTGCCCTCGGCGATCGAGTCGCTGGCCTGCTCCTCCTCGACGGGGATGAGGCCGAGCCCGGTGAGGGCCGCTGTCGCCTCAGCCGCAGGGGTGTCCACCAGCGTGGTCGGGATGGTGACCAGCGCCGGAGGGTCCTCGGTGTTCTGGCTGATCAGGATCGCGGCGATGCCGATCACCGCGGCCAGAGCCACCCCGATCAACGTCCACAGCAGCCACCGCTTCTTGGGGGCCTCGTCCTCGGGGGGAGTCGTCGGCTGCTCGGGCAGGCCGGCGCCCGGGCCGCCCGGGCCGGTGAGGCCCCACGGCGGCGTCCCCGCGGCGGGAGGCGCGCCCTGCATGACCTGCGTGGCGCCCGGCGTGGCTCCCAGCACCTGGGTCGTGTCGCCGGCGCCGGCGGCCATCAGCGCGCCGACGGGCGGGGCGCTGACGTGGCCGCCGCGCACCGCGGCCTCGAGGTCGGAGCGGAACTCCGCCGCCGTCGAGTAGCGCTCCTCGCGGTCCTTCGCGAGGGCCTTGAGCGTGATGCGGTCGAGCGTCTCGGGGATGTCCGAGGCGATCGAGCTGGGGGTGGGAGCGGCCTCGCGCACGTGCTGGTAGGCGACGGCCACGGGGGAGTCGCCGATGAACGGCGGACGGCCGGTGAGCAGCTCGAAGAGCAGGCAGCCCGTCGAGTACAGGTCGGACCGGGCGTCGACCGTCTCGCCGCGGGCCTGCTCGGGGGACAGGTACTGCGCGGTGCCGATCACGGCCTGCGTCTGCGTCATGGTGGCGGCGGAGTCGGCGACGGCGCGCGCGATGCCGAAGTCCATCACCTTGACCGCGCCCGTCGGCGTGAGCATCACGTTGGCGGGCTTGATGTCCCGGTGCACGATGCCGGCGTGGTGCGAGTACTCGAGAGCCGAGAGGACGCCCGCGGTGATCTCCGCGGCCTCCTCGATCGGCACGGCGTTGCCGTCGCGCAGGATGTCGCGGACGGTGTGCCCCTCGACGTATTCCATGACGATGAAGGGGACGTGCGCGACGACCCCGGAGGCCTCCGTGACGACGTCCTCGCCGGTGTCGTACACGGCGACGATCGCCGGGTGGTTCAGGGACGCCGCTGCCTGGGCCTCGCGGCGGAAACGCGCCTGGAACGACGGGTCGCGCGCCAGGTCGGAGCGCAGCACCTTGATCGCGACGGTGCGCCCGAGGCGGGTGTCGTGCCCGATGTGCACCTCGGCCATGCCGCCGCGCCCGATGAGCTCGCCGACCTCGTATCGTCCGGCGAGGATCCGGGATCCGTCGTCCATCACTAGACGTCCTTCGCTGTCGTCGTTCCGGCGCCGTCCGCGGTGGCGGTCGGCGCACGCTCGGTGATCATCCCATCGTCAGGGCCCGGAGAAGGGTATCTGGGCATGCTGACTACTGGGACAGCCCCGGCGTGCAGGGTTGTCGTGGCTGTGACCTGCTGTTCTGTGCCGCCGGTCGACTCAGCCCGGGTGAGCCTATCGGCGACGACGGCCCCTAGGATCGCGACGACCAGCAACATCAGCGCCATCACCGGCCAGGTCAGGCGCCCGATCCGGATCCCACTGGTGGCCGGGCCGCGGCGCAAGGGCTTGGCCTCCGCGCGGTGCGAGCCGGCAGGGCGTCGCGCCTCGGGCCCGTCGCGCAGCTCTCGGCGCGGGGGGTAGGACGGCGGCGGCAGCTCCTCGCGGGACTTCGGCGAGTCGGCGCGGGACCGCACGGCTATGTCGCGATCGGCGACGGACGCCTGGGCGGGGACCTCGCCGGCCGACACCACGGGCCTCTCCCGCTGCGCGGCCGGGTCGGCCACGATCACGGACATCCCGGTGGGCGGCGTCTTCTCGACCATCGCGTCCAAGGTGCGCGCGAGGGCGGCGGCGGAGCGCGGGCGCTCGGCCGGGTCCTTCGACAGCAGCCGCATGACGATGTCCGCGAGCCGGGGGTCCACCGAGGCGGGCAGCGGGGGCACGGGGGAGTTCACGTGCGCGACGGCGATGTCCACAGCGGTCGGGCCTGTGAACGGGCGGTTCCCGGCCAGCGACTCGTACGCGACGATGCCCAGGGAGTACAGGTCCGATGCGGGCGTCGCGGGCTTGCCGACAGCCTGCTCGGGGGACAGGTACTGCGCGGTGCCCATCACCATGCCGGTGGCCGTCATCGGCACCTGGTTGGTGGCCAGGGACACCCCGAAGTCGGTGATCTTCACCCGCCCGGCGCGCCCGAGCAGGATGTTGCCGGGCTTCACGTCCCGGTGCACCACGCCTGCCACGTGCGCGGCGTGCAGCGCGCGGGAGGTCTGCGCGAGGATCCGGAGCAGCCGCTGCATGGGCAGCACGGGCTCTCGCTCGAGCAGGTCGCTCATCGGCTCGCCGAGGACGAGCTCCATGATGAGGAACGCCGAGCCCTCCTGCTCCCCGTAGTCGTAGAGCTGGGCGATGTTCTGGTGCGACAGCGACGCCGAATTGCGGGCCTCGGTGCGGAACCGCTTGATGAACCCGGGGTCGCCGGCGAACTCCTCGCGCAGCACCTTGACGGCGACGTCACGGGCCAGGGCGTCGTCGTGCCCCACCCAGACCTCGCCCATCCCGCCCACGGCGATCTCCCGCACCAGGCGGTAGCGCTCGCCGAGCATCGTGCCCGTCATCGGCCTCATGAGCCCAGCACCGCCTGCATGACCGCTTTCGCGATGGGCGCCGCCACCTTGCCGCCGGTCGCCTCGTTGCCGGTGCTTCCGCCGTGCTCCACGATCACCGCGACGGCGACCTTCGGGTCGTCGGCGGGGGCGAAGCCGGTGAACCAGGCGTGCGGCGACTGGTCGCTCGTGGTCTCGGCGGTGCCCGTCTTGCCGGCCACCCGCACGCCGGGGATCTTCGCCGAGGTCCCGGTGCCGCTGTCCACGACCGACACCATCATGTCGGTCAGCGCCGAGGCGGTCTGCGCAGAGATGGCCCGGCGGAACACCGACGGCTTCGTCTGCGAGATGACGTCGAGGTCGGCGGTGCGGACCGTGGCCACGGTGTACGGGGTCATGACCTCGCCGCCGTTGGCGATGCCGGCGGAGATCATCGCCATCTGCATCGGCGTGACGCGGACGTCCTGCTGGCCGATCGCGGACTTCGCGAGCTTGGCGGGGTCGAGGTCCTCGTTGGGCGGGAAGTAGCTCTTCGTGACCGACATGGGGATGCTCAGCGACTCGTCGAAGCCGAACTTCTTCGCCTGGTCGCGGATCGCGTCCGCCCCGACGTCCATGCCGAGCTTGCCGAACGCGGTGTTGCAGGAGACCCGGATGGCGTCGCTCAGCGTCGTCTGGCCGCCCGAGCCGCACGACGCGCCGCCGTAGTTGCGCAGCGTGGCTGACGTCTGCGGCAGGGCCAGCTCGTCCGGCGCGTCGATGAGCGAGTCGGCCGAGTACTGGCCGCTCTCGAGCGCCGCTGCGGCTGTGACCAGCTTGAACGTGGATCCCGGCGGGTAGGTCTTGCCCTTGAGCGCCTTGTCCACGAGGGGGTCGTTCGGGGCGGCGTTCAGATCTGAGTACGCGGTGCGCGCGGCGGCGATGTCGTGCGTGGCCAGGGAGTTCGGGTCGAACCCGGGCGTCGAGACGAGCGCCAGCACGGCGCCGGTGGACGGGTCGAGGGCGACGACGGCGCCCACCTGGTCGCCCAGCGCGTCCCACGCGGCCTGCTGGGCCGCCGGGTTCAACGTGAGCTCGACCGAGGAGCCCTGCGGCTGCTTGCCGGTGATGAGGTCCTGCACCCGGCTGAGGAACAGCGAGTCGGAGCTGCCGGTCAGCACGTCGTTCTCGGCCGACTCGATGCCGGTGCGGCCGTTCACGATCGAGTAGAAGCCCGTCACCGACGAGTAGAGCGCGCCGGGCGCGTAGATGCGCTGGTAGCCGAACGCGTCGTCCACCGGCTCGGACCACGCGATGGGCGTCCCCGCCACGATGATCGGCCCACGCGGGTTGCCGAACTCGCGGTACAGGGTGCGCACGTTGCGCGAGTCGTTGTTCAGGCTGTCCGCCTGGACGAACTGCACCCAGGACGTGCCGACCATCAGCACGAGGAACATGGTGACGACGACCAGCGACAGGCGCCGCAGGGGGGTGTTCACGCGTCATCACCTCGCATCTCGTCGATCCGTTCGGTCGGCCTGGTGTCCGATGCCTGTGGTGCCTCGGCCTCGCGGGCCGAGCGCGACGGGCGGGCTGGCCCACCGGCAGATCCGACGATCTGGACCGGCGCCGGGGACCCGTGCGGTGGAGTGGCGGCGACGTGGCCCTGCACGACCCCCGGCGGACGACGGGCGTCATCGGAGATGCGCAGCAGCAACGCCACGATGATCCAGTTGGCGAGCAACGAGGATCCACCGTAGGCCAGGAACGGCGTCGTCAGGCCGGTCAGCGGGATGATCCGCGTGATCCCGCCGACCACCACGAAGCACTGGAACGCGACGACGAACGCGAGCCCGCCGGCCAGCAACTTGCCGAACCCGTCCCGGACCCCGATCGCGGTGCGCATGCCGCGCTCCGCGAGGACCAGGTAGACCAGCAGGATCGCGAGCACACCGGTCAGGCCCAGCTCCTCGCCGAGCGAGGCGAAGATGAAGTCGGACTCCGCGTACGGCACCAGGTCGGGCCGGCCGGCGCCCCACCCCGTGCCGAACAGCCCGCCGCTGGCCAGCCCGAACAGCCCTCGGACGAGCTGGCCCGAGCCGCCGGGGGAGCGGTTGAAGATGTCGTGGTCGAGGGCGTGGAGCCAGACGTCGAAACGGGCTCCGACGTGCGGGAACGCGGACGCCGCGACACCCGCGCCGACCACGAACATGCTGAGGCCGATGAGCACCCAGCTGAGCCGCTCCGTGGCGACGTACAGCATCGCGACGAACAGCCCGAAGAACAGCAGCGACGTGCCCAGGTCGCGCTCGGAGACCAGGACGGCCAACGACGCCGCCCACGCGATGATGATGGGCCCCAGGTCGCGGATGCGGGGGAGCTGCAGGCCCAGCACCTTCGGGCCGGCCAGCGCGAGCGTGTCGCGGTTGGTGACGAGGTATCCGGCGAAGAACACGGCCAGCGCGATCTTGCCCAGCTCGGCGGGCTGCAGCGAGAACGGGCCGAGCCGGATCCAGATGTTCGCGCCGTTGATCTGGGCTCCCAGCCCGGGGACCAGCGGCAGCACCACCAGCACCAGGCCGGCGATCATCGCGGTGTAGGTGTACCGGCGCAGCGTGCGGTGGTCGCGCAGCAGCACGATGACGGCCCCCGCGAGCACCACCGACACGGCGGTCCACCCGAGCTGCCGGGTCGCGAACGACGCGTCCTCGGCCAGGTCCAGCCGGTAGATCATCGCCAGGCCGATGCCGTTGAGCGCCACCACGGCCGGCATGATCACCGGGTCCGCGTAGGGCGCGCGCCACCGCAGCACCGCGTGCAGCCCCAGGCCGAGCACCGTCATGCCGACGCCGTAGCCGACGACGTCTGCCGGCACCTCACCCGTCACCCCGATCCCGACCAGGGCGTACGCGGCGATCCCGATCGCCAGGGCGAGGGCGAGCAAGCCGAGCTCGATCCCCCTGCCCGGCCGGACGCGGTGCGGCTGGACGGTGGCCATCAGCCGGTCGCCACCGAGGCTGTGCGGGCGTCGTCCTCGAGCATGCGCACCCGGTCGCGGGCGTCCTGCAGGGAGTCGGCGGGGATGGTCTGGTCGAGCCGGTCACGGACGTACGCGGGCAGGTCCTGGGCGGGCATGGTCGAGCTCTCCAGCGGGGTGGACAGCGTGATCGGGCCGATGGTCTGCGGGATGCCGCGGTAGATCGTCACCACGTCATCGGTGACGCCCACGTAGTACTGGGTCTGGGTCCACCGGTAGCCGAGGTACCCGGCGCCGCCGAGGACTCCGACCAGCAGCACGCTGAGCAGCGTGGTGATCACGCGGCGACGGCGCCGACGACCAGGGTCGACGTCGTCCTGCGGGGCGTCCTCGTCCTCAGGGTCGGTGGGCTGGCCGTCCTCGTCGCCGCGGGCGGCGGCCGCGGCCTGCTTGCTGAGCGTCGCGGCGCGGGCCGCGGGGCCGTCGGCGGCCGCGGTGGGACGGTGCCGGGTCGACGCGGCGGAGCCGACCACGCTGGCAGCCGTCGACGGGCCGGTGCCGTCGGGCACGTCGTCCAGCTCGACGACGTCCGCGACGATGACCGTCACGTTGTCGCCGCCGCCGGCGCGGAGGGCGAGCTGCACCAGCCGGTCGGCGC
The sequence above is a segment of the Cellulomonas chengniuliangii genome. Coding sequences within it:
- a CDS encoding peptidylprolyl isomerase — encoded protein: MFATLHTTAGDIRIELFPNHAPKTVKNFTGLATGTQAWKDPKTGAERTDPLYDGVIFHRVIPNFMIQGGDPLGTGTGGPGYNFDDEIHPELGFTEPYLLAMANAGQRRDPITGKPAGTNGSQFFISVAPTTWLTGKHTIFGKVVDDESRAVVDAIASTPTRPGDRPVEDVVISSITIED
- a CDS encoding DUF881 domain-containing protein gives rise to the protein MPDHSHRRSFRAARGTISVALVLALSGALFAANARLTRDGDERRPQNLVDLARLEEGRTQRLTDEAVALRAQVATLLDEEARISGLQLPTPDDTERVVSAKAPVTGSGLVIRLDDAPIRGTTANVDADLLVVHQQDIQAVMNALWAGGAEAMTLMGQRVISTSAVRCIGAVLYMHGLRYSPPYTFEVIGDPDRLLAALEQDRVVSRYRDYVDAYGLGWSVSVQDNLELPAYEGPTDLAHARVPEGVEALSTSVQNASHGQTAGSRRNVDEDGA
- a CDS encoding aminodeoxychorismate/anthranilate synthase component II is translated as MTRILVVDNYDSFVYTIVGYLAQLGAETVVVRNDAVPPLDERDGFDGVLISPGPGTPAEAGASMQVIRDCAASGTPMLGVCLGHQALGEVFGGTVTHAPELMHGKTSQVEHTGEGVLAGLPTPFTATRYHSLAVVNGTVADELEVTASVSSAHGPIIMGLQHRTLPLHGVQFHPESVLTEGGHRLLANWLQICGDSGAVERSAGLHPLVRA
- the pknB gene encoding Stk1 family PASTA domain-containing Ser/Thr kinase; its protein translation is MDDGSRILAGRYEVGELIGRGGMAEVHIGHDTRLGRTVAIKVLRSDLARDPSFQARFRREAQAAASLNHPAIVAVYDTGEDVVTEASGVVAHVPFIVMEYVEGHTVRDILRDGNAVPIEEAAEITAGVLSALEYSHHAGIVHRDIKPANVMLTPTGAVKVMDFGIARAVADSAATMTQTQAVIGTAQYLSPEQARGETVDARSDLYSTGCLLFELLTGRPPFIGDSPVAVAYQHVREAAPTPSSIASDIPETLDRITLKALAKDREERYSTAAEFRSDLEAAVRGGHVSAPPVGALMAAGAGDTTQVLGATPGATQVMQGAPPAAGTPPWGLTGPGGPGAGLPEQPTTPPEDEAPKKRWLLWTLIGVALAAVIGIAAILISQNTEDPPALVTIPTTLVDTPAAEATAALTGLGLIPVEEEQASDSIAEGNVVATNPKGGEQLEEGSEVTVFVSTGPDSVKMESLAGLSQEAARERLDALGLSVGKVTQENSPEQAAGLVTKTSPAAGESVPKDSSVELFVASGLVELPDLTGQTQATAEQTLLSLKLTPVFEEQETDAQAPGTVVKQNRQAGLVQQGSQVRITVATAPELPTVPDGLVGLTYNEAAQRLGAVSLNAERVNVDSDQPKDTVISTSPGKGTQLEEGSTVKLSVSKGPSGGGGNGGQIPAPTASAPGN
- a CDS encoding class E sortase; amino-acid sequence: MTTTAPRDLVPRHGRAPRRSGGSAVYSAIGVLGELLITLGFLVLAFLVWQLWWTDVEGNQAQAEIVESLPWAPPAAAAAASGEATPVVAAPRRDEPPVIAEPGHAVTFATVQVPRWSDEPERPISQGVDRPTVLDVLGIGHYPETAMPGAIGNFSLAGHRTTYGKPLNRIAELQDGDPIVVRTADTWYVYRVTSSAIVTPQDVQVIDPVPGQPGVEPTERMITLTTCHPMFSARERYVVHGVLDYWAPVADGSPAEILGGA
- a CDS encoding cell division protein CrgA, whose translation is MPESRPRKKPAYTPPPAKASGPKTNPRWLVPVMLGLMLLGLVWIVVTYISSSQYPIPGISQWNLAIGFAFVIAGFGLTTRWH
- a CDS encoding serine/threonine-protein kinase, producing MRPMTGTMLGERYRLVREIAVGGMGEVWVGHDDALARDVAVKVLREEFAGDPGFIKRFRTEARNSASLSHQNIAQLYDYGEQEGSAFLIMELVLGEPMSDLLEREPVLPMQRLLRILAQTSRALHAAHVAGVVHRDVKPGNILLGRAGRVKITDFGVSLATNQVPMTATGMVMGTAQYLSPEQAVGKPATPASDLYSLGIVAYESLAGNRPFTGPTAVDIAVAHVNSPVPPLPASVDPRLADIVMRLLSKDPAERPRSAAALARTLDAMVEKTPPTGMSVIVADPAAQRERPVVSAGEVPAQASVADRDIAVRSRADSPKSREELPPPSYPPRRELRDGPEARRPAGSHRAEAKPLRRGPATSGIRIGRLTWPVMALMLLVVAILGAVVADRLTRAESTGGTEQQVTATTTLHAGAVPVVSMPRYPSPGPDDGMITERAPTATADGAGTTTAKDV
- a CDS encoding rhomboid family intramembrane serine protease, translating into MGVQCVDCVAAAAKTQRPARTALGGPLRQGRPVVTITFIAICVASFVAQQVVPGWTSRWAFAPFIGEQEPWRFLTSAFLHSTGGVFHILFNMIALWMVGPYLEGLLGRARFAALYLLSAVGGSVGVLLLASPESLSWYSGVVGASGAVFGLFGAVLVVLRRLGRDARGILVILALNVVIGFVVPQIAWQAHLGGLAVGAALGAAYAYAPARRRKEVGIGVTVGMAVLLVAVTALRYLTA